ATCCGTGATCTCGTATGCGAGACATTCGCATTCCGGTAAAAAACGTCCCTAACACCCCCGCTCGCGTTATCCTTGAAAATCAATCCCTCCCTCGTCCGTCCGTCGGGGATGTAGATCGGGTGTTGCCGTTTCGTGCCGTTTTTCCCCGGTCTCCCGAAAAAAAACCGGGCGCTGAACGCGACCCGGGTTCGTTGAACTTCTTGGCGGGAGCGAGTAAATCTCTGTCGGACCGAAACCGAGACTTGTGCCGTCGCGCGACTAGTTTCGATTTCgagtctgttttttttttattcctactCCGATATTATCCGATTCGCGGCAACGCCGCCTCGGGATCATCGAATTTTCGATGGTACGCATAGAAGACCGGGGTCATAGAATTGCAAAGCTCCAATTTCGACCCGCATCGAGTAAATTTATCGTCCTTTGGATTCCGAAGAGTTTGTTTAGGTTTATTTGTAAGCAAATAATCGAATCGAGGTCGCGAATTGTTTATTTAATCGGAATGGAACACAATAATCGGTCCGATGAATGTCATCGACGCCTTTGATACGTGAAAATTTCGATCGTTCAGGATGACATTCCAACATAGAGTTTCGATTTACGCTTGGAACATAAATATCGATGTTTATTTTGTGATGATTTATCTATGGCGAATATAGAGGTCATAAAAACTGGCCGGCATGTCATATTTCAGCCAAGAATTCAAGTTGACGCATGAAATGACCATTACGACAAGTGCCGTGATGTTCTCTTTCAAGAATGtcaaattaatttatatctcgGGTCTTAATTATGCAGCTCGAGGACCTTGGGTACCGTTATGTTGCGAATTCAGCTCTTTTTCAGCGAGCTCTCATGGTGACCGGTGATACCAACGTGTATAATGCTTCCTGCAAGGTAATTCCTCCGACCATTACGTCGGATTATTAGCCGGAGAAAATTGCGCGTAATAAGTATAACTTTCCACGTAAATACCGACGTTCGTCGCAGTAAATACCGTAATCTTCGATCACCCTCCATTTAAAGATCGCCGACCGGAACAGGCGACGTATTCCGGTGACAGTTGTCGAACGTCATACGTCACCTGTCAAATTTCGAGGTTAAGCGCCGATCTTTATCGACGTTTCGTTTTCAGATGGCGAGCAGGGATCGTGGGAGAGCGGTCTCAGCTACAAGTGCAGATCTCTGCTGTTCAAGGCCCTGCACAACCTGATCGAGCGGTGTCTGCTGTCGCGCGACTTCATCAGGCTCGGCAAGTGGTTCGTGCAACCGTACACCGGACCGAAGAAGCCGACGACGCAGCAGGCGAACGGGACTTTCGACGAAGAGGCGGCCTCCATGCCCACCGCCAACGCCTCCAACCACCTCTCCTTCTCGTTCGCGTTCTTCGTACACGGCGAGAGCACGGTGTGCGCGAGCGTAGACGTCAGGCAGCATCCGCCAGTCAGGCGGCTGACGCGCGCGCACATCCACCAGGCGCAGGCTTCGAATGGCACCAAAGGTGAGTACTTACAAAGAAATTATTATTGGCTTATTCAACCTCAAAGAAATTATAATCATTATCTCTAAGAGGTTTTTATATCAATTTGAAATGTATTTCGTACTAATACTGGTTCGAAACTTCCGATAGAATTGGAAGAATACCGTTTTTTAATACCCATTTAATGTCACCCTTTCGTGCAACCTTTCAATTGACGAATTGTTACAGTATTCTCCTGTGAATACCGGTGACGCCATCTGTACGTGGCGGACTGACAATTCGCCCAAAGATAATCAAGATGCGATACAATCGGGCATCGTTTGTGTGGCTCGTCTATCTTCCCGACCATCGCGTCGCGTTTAACGACTTACACAACAATAAACGCGACCTTGGCCGTTCCGTAGTAGCTTTTACCGATTTTCCCATTCAGTTCCGACATGAATGGATTGTGTTAGATGAATCTCGACCGCCGGAGGCGAACGCACTCGGTCTACGCTAAAAATTTCCGATCTATCCCGCGTTTTATCTATGGTCGAAGAACCGCGTTCCATTTGTGGTCACTGAAGTTTCGAAATTCTGTGTTCTATGATTTGTAATAGAAGTCAACATTTgacaattttctttttcttcattCCTGCTATGACTTATGACAGAATTTTGTTCTGTGACTTTTGAAAGGAATGAACTACTCTATTAACGAACTACTGGGTATTTTTGTTCTCAATATTTGAACAGAAAAACAGACGAGATTAATTGAGTgatcaataaaatttcaaagagAACATTGGTCTCAGCAAAAACCGGtcaaaaacggttgaaatgaACCAATGCTATAATAATAAAGTGATCATAATCTATCCTTTCACTTGTACATTCATAAATCACCTATGTTTAATGGGCTACAATTTGTCTGTAAAACTTCACGATCATAACCGCAGACATAGAGACGTCTGCGGTCACAGATACGCAAAACTCAGCTTGGAGTAGCTAGACTGAACATAGAGTGACTCGCCACATGTAATTCTTTCTCTTCTTCAGTGATATTGGCCCCTTTTGGTCTCTGCGGCACCCTGATGGGCCCCAGCTTCAAGTCGGCAGATTCGTCTGCCCGTCTCCTGGACGAGTGGAGTCAATTCTATCCGGTCGACAGGTCGCTGGGACTGTCGGAAAGTAGCGTCGTCGAGGTCGTGGTGGGCGGGGTCAAGATGCGCTATCCGTCATGTTACGTCCTGGTAACCGACATCGACGACGCACCTCAGACCACGCCCGAGACTCCGCCCCCTCACGTACCCACACCCACGCCCGGCACCGACAGCAACAAGAACGAAACAAGTAAGTAAAAAGATAGTAAGAAAATCTACAGTTGTTGTTATAgatcttaaggtctattgtgaaGCAAGGAGGCTTAGAAGAAGACCTATCTGACCGTTTTTCCTCCTTTCAGATACCCCCATTCTGGTACCTACCCCTCCACCTTCTCCGGTACCCATCAACAGCAAGGTACCGCAACCGGGGCCCTATCAAGTGTCGACAGAACACATGAACTCGATGTGTCGCGAGGCGACGGCAGCTAGCATCCTCACGGAACGGACGTGGCAGGAATGCGTGCTCGGGGGCCCTCCGGGGGCCAACGGCCCCGCCGGCCCTTCGAGCGAGTTCAACGGCAACTGGGACCTGTTGGATCCGACCAAGAGGGTCGGTTGCGCCTGCTCCAAGTAAGTCGATCGTACCACTCTTACCCTTGCCTCTCTGATTATCACGCGTAACTTCTTCCAGGTGTCCGCCAGCCTTCAGCCAACAGGAGGGAGGACCCCTATCGTACCCCCGCACCCAGGAGTCGATGGCGGTACCGTCGGTGGGCAGTCCGCCGTCGGTGGCGCCCTCTCCCCTGCCCAACCCGCACTCCCAACAGCCGGCGTCCGTGCCGCCGGGCGAACCCCTGCTGCCCACCCTGTCGCCCCATCCGACCAATCCGTCGCCCTTCACCAAGTCCTACACGCCGCCCGAGCAGCCGGCAAAGACGCCGGCGGGCGGCGCGAGCGAGGCCAACAGTCCGCAGGTGCCGCCGCCTAGCGTTCCCGAGGTGAAGACGGAAGCTCTGCAGGGCGGCGGTCAGTCGGTCGGGGGCGGCGGTGGCGGACTCTTGAAGCGACCCCTGCTGACCAGCAAGGACTACGAGGCGGAACTGGGCGAGGAGGAGCAGAGTCTCGAGATGCTCTACGACTATTCGACGATGAACGCCTGGTGAGTGGATTGTTGTGAAAATCTATCgaagttataaaatattttttcatgaggAAGCACTTGAATGAGTTCACTCCAGTGAACATATAAATTGAACATACTAATGAGCATTCCCAATCTGATTGTGGATTCTTTATTGTAATCTCGCACGTGGACACATTTAATACATAATAAAAGCATGAGAAGAACATTAAAATGAAGAACTAGTTAGCACCAAAATTGAATTCTTTAAAGAGAATTACTTAATAAGGTGAAGTGGGGCTTCTGCGTCGGTCAATCAGAGGTTGTTCATTCAAGTATCACAGAATTTGCACTATTCCGTTGACGTTTGGGAACTAATCAGTAGCGTAGACAAGTACAAAGTCAAATGAGGCATCGTTCACTTTTTAATACTATTCATAACATTCCTGCTTGACTTTTTTATCTCATTATTTAGGTTTTTTTCTACTCAAAAACTAATGTAAAATCTATCAGAGTTATAAAATGTATATTCATTTCATACATTTTAAAAAGCATGGGAAGAACATTAAAATGAAGTaaataataattttgagaaCAACTAGTTAGCATCAAAATTGAACGAGAAGGCTTTAAAGAGAATTATTTAATGAGGTGAACTGATAGAGAAGTTTAACAATAATAGTTTTATAATTTATCAACGTTAACATGAACGAATATAATTTCTGAGAGGGGCTTCTGCGTCGGTCAATCAGAGGTTGAACGAGAAGGCTTTAAATAGAAATACTTAATCAGGTGAAGTGATAGAGAAGTTTAACAATAATCGATCAATAATTTATTAACGTTAACATAAAGAGTATAATTTCGATTACAATTTCTGAGGGGGGCTTCTGCGTCGGTCAATCAGAGGTTGTTCGTTCGTGTATAACAGAATTTGCACTATTCCGTTGACGTTTGGGAACTAATCAGTAGCGTAGACAAGTACAAAGTCAAATGAGGCATCGTTCACTTTTTAATACTATTCATAACATTCCTGCTTGACTTTTTTATCTCATTATTTAGGTTTTTTTCTACTCAAAAACTAATGTAAAATCTATCAGAGTTATAAAATGTATATTCATTTCATACATTTTAAAAAGCATGGGAAGAACATTAAAATGAAGTaaataataattttgagaaCAACTAGTTAGCATCAAAATTGAACGAGAAGGCTTTAAAGAGAATTATTTAATGAGGTGAACTGATAGAGAAGTTTAACAATAATAGTTTTATAATTTATCAACGTTAACATGAACGAATATAATTTCTGAGAGGGGCTTCTGCGTCGGTCAATCAGAGGTTGAACGAGAAGGCTTTAAATAGAAATACTTAATCAGGTGAAGTGATAGAGAAGTTTAACAATAATCGATCAATAATTTATTAACGTTAACATAAAGAGTATAATTTCGATTACAATTTCTGAGGGGGGCTTCTGCGTCGGTCAATCAGAGGTTGTTCGTTCGTGTATAACAGAATTTGCACTATTCCGTTGACGTTTGGGCACTAGTCAGTAGCGTAGACAAGAGCAAAGTCGGACGGGACATCGCTCCATTTTTCAACATAATATTcctactcaatttttttcagtccaaaaTTCGTGTAATTTGGTTGAGATTGTTGATTCTTCTCGAAATTTCATATTCCTCGACTTTCCCAGGCTGAACCATCCGGTCAAGAGGTACAAACCCAGTTCCAAAGAAAACCTGAGAAATTCGAACAAAAACGACATCTACTCGATGTACACACACAACGGGATGTCGAACGCGAGCTACGACATGGCCAATAACGTAAACGTCAAGACGCAACCTTACGTGAAACAGGAATTGAACCAGGAACAGAGATGCTCCGTAAGTTGACGCGCGACTATGGACCAAAAGGTCGAACGGATCCTAACCTTATCTTTCCTTACAGGGCGAGGGCGACGCCTCGATGGTACCGGGCATGTCGCACGGCATCAAGAGGCCGGGGGACCCTTACGAGTTCGACGAAGAGGGAGGCGGTTCCTCCTGCAACATGGACGGATTCAAGAGGGGCGGCCCCGGCAGCAACATAAAGGAGGAACCCAAAGACGCGAAGAAGACTAACCTGTTCACCAGCGAGGGCCTCCAGCCCTCGTACAAAGATCTCGACCAAATATTCGACAATTCCGACGACACGAGCAGCGACGAAGCGGTGAGTACGCCTTATCGTCGAcatattttaaaatgaaaaagtttatgTGGTGGAAACGTTCTACAACAATGAGTCCCCTGTCAAAATTAACGGTGAATTTTCTAGATGCAGATACAGACGCCGCCGGGGTCGACCTTTTCGGGCGGCCACGAGGACTCGAAACGTTTCTCCGGCGGGCACAGCTCGACGAGCAGCGGCGGATGTCCGACGATAGGCATCCTCAGACCGGAGGAACTGAGCAAGATGTTCCCGACGCCGCCGAGCCTGGAACACAACCCGATGCCGTCTCCGTGCGGTCTGATCGACACCCAGACGCCCGATTTTACGGATCTCACGCAGGGCGTCGTCAGGATAAAGCAGGAGATCTACCCGAACATGGGCAGTCCTCCCGAGGAGCATATAGGTGAGTGCAGCCTCTAACGGAGACGTTTCACCGATTTAATTCGTTTTTTGATCGATTTTAGAAGACTGGAGTTATGTGTTCAAACCGCCGGTTATGTGTAAGATTGTCGGATCGAGCAAGTACGCCCCTTTGACCAATTTACCAAGCCAAGGATTACCTGTGATGCAACTACCACCGCATTGTGTTTATAAGCCGTCGTGGTTACAGATGGCGGAGAAACAGGCGCAGGCGCAGCAGCAACAGCAGACGCAGACGCCCGCCGCCCAAACGACAGCGACGCCCGTGAGTACCGCCCTTGAAACTTACACTTTTATAATCTCATTCGTGATTTTCGTGGTTTAAGCAGGCGCAGCAACAGACGTCGTCGAATCACCACCAAACCAACGCAGTACCTATGGCCAACCCGTTGACGCCGGTGGCTACACCCAACCCTACCATAGTACCGGGCGGGACCGGCACCCCTCACCATCAGCCAAGCGGGATCAACCCGTTTTCTCCCGCCGGGTTCCGACCGCCGCCGCCTCCCTACGAACTGCCCAGTCCGGCGACGTCGAACGCGAGTTCCTACCTGAACAAGGTAAGTTTGGAAAAATACCTCCGATCTCGCGGTATAACTTTCGAAGATACACGGATAAATGTCACTTTTAACAGAAGCGCCCTTAAATACCTCGAAGAGTCATAGCTACTCTTAAGGCAATCAAGCGCCCTTAACTATCtcgaagagtcatagttattTTTAGGGCCGCCAAGCGCCCTTAACTACCTAGAAGAGTCGTAGTTACTTCTAAGGCAGATAAGCGCCCTTAACTATCtcgaagagtcatagttattTTTAGGGCCGCCAAGCGCCCTTAACTACCTAGAAGAGTCGTAGTTACTTCTAAGGCAGCCAAGCGCCCTTAAATACCtcgaagagtcatagttacttctaAGGCAGCCAAGCGCCCTTAACTATCtcgaagagtcatagttattTTTAGGGCCGCCAAGCGCCCTTAACTACCTAGAAGAGTCGTAGTTATTTCTAAGGCAGCCAATCGCCCTTAACTGCCttgaagagtcatagttacttctaAGGCAGCCAAGCGCCCTTAAATACCtcgaagagtcatagttacttctaAGGCAGCCAAGCGCCCTTAACTACCTAGAAGAGACCTAGTTACTTCTAAGGCAGCCAAGCGCCCTTAAATACCTCGAAGAGTCATAGCTACTTCTAAGGCAATCAAGCGCTCTTAATTATCttgaagagtcatagttacgcGCTTGACTGCCTTAGAAGAAACTGTGACTCTTTTGAATGCCCAGAAAATAACTCTTCAAGGTAGTCAAGGGGGAAATAAAATCTCTAAATTTCATTGAGCTCGGTAtgaccgttcggtcttgacgaagtttTAACAGTCCTCATCTTTTTAGACACGGGTATCTCTCTGAAAAATCATGTTGGATCTAAATGTGCTACATATATTAAAATAGCAAATCTTCCAGTAATTAATCTCGAAATTCCATGATATTTTCTGTATCTGACTCGATATGAACTATACCTAATCGCTGAATTTGCAGAACTTGAATTCCGTGGAAGCTGTCCAAACGCCTTCAGTTCAGAGGGCGCCCGAAGCGAGCGCCCTCTTGTTAAACATTCTGCTCACCGACACTGCCTTCAACATATTCAGGGACCACAACTTCGAGAGTTGCACGCTGTGCGTCTGCAACGGCACCGGAAACATCAGGGGTGAGTACCCGGCGCGTCAGTACGCCAGCCGAACGCGTACTTAATCTCACGTACGTTCCGCAGGTTCGGACGCCGCCGTCTACTTGATGAACGGCGACGGACCGCCGCACCACGGACCCTACCACGGTTCGCACCACCTGAACAACGGCCTGCACAATCCGGACAGTCCTTACCCTGGGGCGATGATGGGTCAACCGCCCCCCTACGGCATGATGTCGCCCAATCACCACGGACAGGGCCACTCGGTCGACGATTCCATCAGGTGCAGCTGCGGCTTCTCGGCCGTGGTCAACAGGAGGCTCGCCTACGGCAGCGGTCTGTTCTACGAGGACGAGAAGGAGATCACCGGTGAGTggcggttttttttttctatcctCGACGGTCTTTTCCCGACGTCTCACTCATGCTGCGAAATTTCTGATTCAAGGTTTATCTAGAGAACCCGGCTCTATGATAAGGGTTGTTCCAGGTATAGCCGACGACCCGGCCGAGAGAAAGAAGACGTCCCTATCTTCGTACCTGGTCTCGACCAATTCGCTGAAGACGGACGCGAACGTGGACCGCGATCAGATCGACGGCCTGCCGCACTACCTGCTCGAGCTGATCAGGGATCAGTGCGGCGTGATACCGAACAACGTGAACGCCCTCTGCAGGGCGGCCGATTTCATCAAGACGCAGAGGGGCGTGTTCTCGAACACGGTCAACGTGCTCGAGTACTCGGACAGCAACGAGGTCACCGCGGTGGCCCTGGATCAGAGCAGGCAGGCGTCCGCGGACGCCCTGGGTTCGTGCAAGATGGAGGAGGCGGGACAGAGGCATAATAACCAACGGTAAGTCTGATTAATACGCGCTATCCTTCATTTTGTTATGATTCGAAGACGTCGTCTCGATGTATTCTGTGTAATTTTCGGGACCATAGACTTAGGGCGAAGAGTGACAACTAAAGTGTCATTTTGACGTCTGTCAACGTCAATTAATTTTTGACTTGAGGTTTTATCTTGTATCTTATGTAATTTTACATGATAAATTGACTTCTCGCTGTTACTCCTCGGATGTATTTTCGGAATTTATCGTTTATGGCGTTCGATACCAGGTCCAACAAGATGGCCGTGCACAAGTGGCCGTTCCTTAGAGCTTGCGGCCCGCAATGCAACCAGGACATAGTGAGGGTGATGAAGGGTCTGAGGCCTCTCCTTCAGGACGCCATCCAGAAGAAGTGTCAGACCAGGCTGTGGGAGGCTCCTTCCGCCGTCAAGGGTCCCCTCACGTGGAGACAATTCCATCGACTCGCCGGAAGAGGTAAAACTACCGTTTTCTTCGTTAATAAATAGAAAATGTCACACGTATCGGCGTCAATGTTCAATAATCCACCAATAGAAGAAAGTTTCAACCCCAGGTTGATATTGACAGTTGACATTTTGACACGAAACGTCAACTGTCAAAACTCTTCTCGACATGTATGGGTTGCAATTTCACGGAATTTTCTAACGCAGGCACCGACGATCGCTGCGAGCCCCAACCCATCCCCTCCCTGGTGGTCGGACACGAGAAGGACTGGCTGAGCCTGTCGCCTTACGCCCTGCATCACTGGGAGACGCTGCTGCTCGAGCCGTATTCCTATTCGAGGGACGTGGCCTACATAGTGGTGGCGCCCGATAACGATTCGATACTGCCGAGGGTCAGGTGGTTCTTCAAGGAACTGAGCACCGCGTACGAGATGTGCAAGTTGGGCAGGCACAGTCCGATCACGAAGGTGCTGAGGGACGGCATCCTGAGGGTCGGGAAGACGGCCAAGGCGAAGATCGGCAACGAGGCCGTCGAGGAATGGTTCACGATGCTGGGAGAGAGCGAGACTACCGACATGCTCAAGTTGTACGCTCAGGTAAGGCTCGGGTAGACGCGGTCCGCGGCGGGGTTTAAACGCTGGCTTCGATTTCAGGTGTGCAAGCACCATCTGGCGCCTCATCTGCAACAGGTGCCGATGGACAAGACGCTGCTGGATCCGCCGCCGGAACCGGGCGACAAACCGGCGCCCAGTCCCATGCCGCCGCCGAGCACGCCCGACGGAAACAGTCAACATTCGGCGCCGCCCGAGAAGGCGCCCGCCACGCCCAAGAGTCCAGGTAAGACGTCGTCGACTTACGCCCACTTCTTCGTACCTTAACTCTCGTGGTTTCAGCCGATCTGGACGGGACGAAAGAACAATCGGCGTCGGCCACGGCCGCGTCTGCGGTCGACCTGAGCCACGACGAGGAGGAGCGGGAGGTTCCCTGCGTGGTCATATATCTGGTGGAACCTTTCTCGATGGGTTCGGACCAACCGGAGCTGCAGCGACTGGCCTGTCTGGCCTTGTTGAGGTGCTTTCAGTCCGTCCTCGCCGCCGTTCCCGACAACATCAGGAACAACATCAACGTACAGGTAGGTTATTTCGGCGAAACGAAGACTATCGTGGTGTCTAAGTCTCGCTTTTCCTCTCCTCAGATCATTTCGCTGGAGAGCATAGTGGAGTTGGGCAGGTCGAGAGATCGAACGAAGCACAGCGACCACATGAGGGCGCTATCGTTGAACATCTTCTCGCAGTGTCGCAGACTCCTGATCCACACCAATAACGTGAAATCGCTGACCGGCTTCGGTACCGCGGCGCAGGCCGACGTCTTCCTCAAGAGCAAAGACGTAAGTCGCGCGTTGTTCGTAGGTCGACTCGTAtctctcaacgatttttttttcggtaggAAAAGAACAGGGCGCCCTACAAGATGTACACGCCGCCCTACATCCTGGCGCCGATGAGGGAGAAGGTAGAAGCGGTGGAGTCGTTCGGCAAGGGTACCGGAGACCAGGCCTCGGTGCTCTATCTGAGCTACTGCCTTTCGGAAGATCAGAGTTGGCTGTTGGCCGTGGCCACGGATGAGAGGGGAGAGATCTTGGAGAACATAACCATCAATATCGATATACCGAATAGGTGAGTTGCTTCAACGCGATggtgacttgtacatatatttttcaACGGTATATTTCTCGAGAATCGTCTCGGCCATGAAGATATCATAGAGACCGGTGACATATGAGTTGTGACTTTGACAAGTCAATCCGTCATAGTTTGACAAATGATTAATATTGTAGGTTAGGTTCAGATTTTTGTCATAGAGCGCGAATGCGTTAATTTTAATGCGCCAGTTTGTCTTTACATCGTTAGATGGCCGATTCGATGAGTTTATTTACCGTTGAATTATATATTATCCAAGTGGCGCTCGGTAGACCGTTCCGTTTAAACTGCATTCTTCGTGTTCCGCCCAGAAGTCGCAGAAAAAAGGCGTCCGCCCGCCGCATCGGTCTGG
This genomic stretch from Coccinella septempunctata chromosome 7, icCocSept1.1, whole genome shotgun sequence harbors:
- the LOC123317376 gene encoding mediator of RNA polymerase II transcription subunit 13 isoform X1 is translated as MTHPNFQTNGASLEDCHTNFFALTELSGIKWRKLVWCEGSSGGPPGPHGPSEPLDDPVLRSYARCLAADILCVWRRVSTPRQTDVFELGPPPPSQPPPLNLSASKELWIFWYGEEPDLNELVAPELNVSDGEQGSWESGLSYKCRSLLFKALHNLIERCLLSRDFIRLGKWFVQPYTGPKKPTTQQANGTFDEEAASMPTANASNHLSFSFAFFVHGESTVCASVDVRQHPPVRRLTRAHIHQAQASNGTKVILAPFGLCGTLMGPSFKSADSSARLLDEWSQFYPVDRSLGLSESSVVEVVVGGVKMRYPSCYVLVTDIDDAPQTTPETPPPHVPTPTPGTDSNKNETNTPILVPTPPPSPVPINSKVPQPGPYQVSTEHMNSMCREATAASILTERTWQECVLGGPPGANGPAGPSSEFNGNWDLLDPTKRVGCACSKCPPAFSQQEGGPLSYPRTQESMAVPSVGSPPSVAPSPLPNPHSQQPASVPPGEPLLPTLSPHPTNPSPFTKSYTPPEQPAKTPAGGASEANSPQVPPPSVPEVKTEALQGGGQSVGGGGGGLLKRPLLTSKDYEAELGEEEQSLEMLYDYSTMNAWLNHPVKRYKPSSKENLRNSNKNDIYSMYTHNGMSNASYDMANNVNVKTQPYVKQELNQEQRCSGEGDASMVPGMSHGIKRPGDPYEFDEEGGGSSCNMDGFKRGGPGSNIKEEPKDAKKTNLFTSEGLQPSYKDLDQIFDNSDDTSSDEAMQIQTPPGSTFSGGHEDSKRFSGGHSSTSSGGCPTIGILRPEELSKMFPTPPSLEHNPMPSPCGLIDTQTPDFTDLTQGVVRIKQEIYPNMGSPPEEHIEDWSYVFKPPVMCKIVGSSKYAPLTNLPSQGLPVMQLPPHCVYKPSWLQMAEKQAQAQQQQQTQTPAAQTTATPAQQQTSSNHHQTNAVPMANPLTPVATPNPTIVPGGTGTPHHQPSGINPFSPAGFRPPPPPYELPSPATSNASSYLNKNLNSVEAVQTPSVQRAPEASALLLNILLTDTAFNIFRDHNFESCTLCVCNGTGNIRGSDAAVYLMNGDGPPHHGPYHGSHHLNNGLHNPDSPYPGAMMGQPPPYGMMSPNHHGQGHSVDDSIRCSCGFSAVVNRRLAYGSGLFYEDEKEITGLSREPGSMIRVVPGIADDPAERKKTSLSSYLVSTNSLKTDANVDRDQIDGLPHYLLELIRDQCGVIPNNVNALCRAADFIKTQRGVFSNTVNVLEYSDSNEVTAVALDQSRQASADALGSCKMEEAGQRHNNQRSNKMAVHKWPFLRACGPQCNQDIVRVMKGLRPLLQDAIQKKCQTRLWEAPSAVKGPLTWRQFHRLAGRGTDDRCEPQPIPSLVVGHEKDWLSLSPYALHHWETLLLEPYSYSRDVAYIVVAPDNDSILPRVRWFFKELSTAYEMCKLGRHSPITKVLRDGILRVGKTAKAKIGNEAVEEWFTMLGESETTDMLKLYAQVCKHHLAPHLQQVPMDKTLLDPPPEPGDKPAPSPMPPPSTPDGNSQHSAPPEKAPATPKSPADLDGTKEQSASATAASAVDLSHDEEEREVPCVVIYLVEPFSMGSDQPELQRLACLALLRCFQSVLAAVPDNIRNNINVQIISLESIVELGRSRDRTKHSDHMRALSLNIFSQCRRLLIHTNNVKSLTGFGTAAQADVFLKSKDEKNRAPYKMYTPPYILAPMREKVEAVESFGKGTGDQASVLYLSYCLSEDQSWLLAVATDERGEILENITINIDIPNRSRRKKASARRIGLEKLMNFIIGVLSQSARPWRLVVGRLGRIGHGELKGWSWLLSKKNLLKASQHLKELCTQCSLMYPSSVPCILSACLVSLEPDTTLRLMPDEFTPDERFSQVSVNSQLSTPQDVSCTHILVFPTSATTQSSQTAFQEQHITPELGDEEIFIALNDDMPECIDGMNDFSDIFNWTDSGAGGGQSPNGSPRREESGPGSPGGCGNNMGRQGSPYQSGNNKMGDPDQTEEVGTLLQQPLALGYLVSTAPTGKMPKWFWSQCPHLEGVCPAFLKNALHLHSPNVQQSSDDLFQQSAVTSHPLDSTYTTDVLRYVLEGYNALSWLALDSNTKDRLSCLPVHMQVLVQLYHTTAALI
- the LOC123317376 gene encoding mediator of RNA polymerase II transcription subunit 13 isoform X3, encoding MTHPNFQTNGASLEDCHTNFFALTELSGIKWRKLVWCEGSSGGPPGPHGPSEPLDDPVLRSYARCLAADILCVWRRVSTPRQTDVFELGPPPPSQPPPLNLSASKELWIFWYGEEPDLNELVAPELNVSDGEQGSWESGLSYKCRSLLFKALHNLIERCLLSRDFIRLGKWFVQPYTGPKKPTTQQANGTFDEEAASMPTANASNHLSFSFAFFVHGESTVCASVDVRQHPPVRRLTRAHIHQAQASNGTKVILAPFGLCGTLMGPSFKSADSSARLLDEWSQFYPVDRSLGLSESSVVEVVVGGVKMRYPSCYVLVTDIDDAPQTTPETPPPHVPTPTPGTDSNKNETNTPILVPTPPPSPVPINSKVPQPGPYQVSTEHMNSMCREATAASILTERTWQECVLGGPPGANGPAGPSSEFNGNWDLLDPTKRVGCACSKCPPAFSQQEGGPLSYPRTQESMAVPSVGSPPSVAPSPLPNPHSQQPASVPPGEPLLPTLSPHPTNPSPFTKSYTPPEQPAKTPAGGASEANSPQVPPPSVPEVKTEALQGGGQSVGGGGGGLLKRPLLTSKDYEAELGEEEQSLEMLYDYSTMNAWLNHPVKRYKPSSKENLRNSNKNDIYSMYTHNGMSNASYDMANNVNVKTQPYVKQELNQEQRCSGEGDASMVPGMSHGIKRPGDPYEFDEEGGGSSCNMDGFKRGGPGSNIKEEPKDAKKTNLFTSEGLQPSYKDLDQIFDNSDDTSSDEAMQIQTPPGSTFSGGHEDSKRFSGGHSSTSSGGCPTIGILRPEELSKMFPTPPSLEHNPMPSPCGLIDTQTPDFTDLTQGVVRIKQEIYPNMGSPPEEHIEDWSYVFKPPVMCKIVGSSKYAPLTNLPSQGLPVMQLPPHCVYKPSWLQMAEKQAQAQQQQQTQTPAAQTTATPAQQQTSSNHHQTNAVPMANPLTPVATPNPTIVPGGTGTPHHQPSGINPFSPAGFRPPPPPYELPSPATSNASSYLNKNLNSVEAVQTPSVQRAPEASALLLNILLTDTAFNIFRDHNFESCTLCVCNGTGNIRGSDAAVYLMNGDGPPHHGPYHGSHHLNNGLHNPDSPYPGAMMGQPPPYGMMSPNHHGQGHSVDDSIRCSCGFSAVVNRRLAYGSGLFYEDEKEITGLSREPGSMIRVVPGIADDPAERKKTSLSSYLVSTNSLKTDANVDRDQIDGLPHYLLELIRDQCGVIPNNVNALCRAADFIKTQRGVFSNTVNVLEYSDSNEVTAVALDQSRQASADALGSCKMEEAGQRHNNQRSNKMAVHKWPFLRACGPQCNQDIVRVMKGLRPLLQDAIQKKCQTRLWEAPSAVKGPLTWRQFHRLAGRGTDDRCEPQPIPSLVVGHEKDWLSLSPYALHHWETLLLEPYSYSRDVAYIVVAPDNDSILPRVRWFFKELSTAYEMCKLGRHSPITKVLRDGILRVGKTAKAKIGNEAVEEWFTMLGESETTDMLKLYAQVCKHHLAPHLQQVPMDKTLLDPPPEPGDKPAPSPMPPPSTPDGNSQHSAPPEKAPATPKSPADLDGTKEQSASATAASAVDLSHDEEEREVPCVVIYLVEPFSMGSDQPELQRLACLALLRCFQSVLAAVPDNIRNNINVQIISLESIVELGRSRDRTKHSDHMRALSLNIFSQCRRLLIHTNNVKSLTGFGTAAQADVFLKSKDEKNRAPYKMYTPPYILAPMREKVEAVESFGKGTGDQASVLYLSYCLSEDQSWLLAVATDERGEILENITINIDIPNSRRKKASARRIGLEKLMNFIIGVLSQSARPWRLVVGRLGRIGHGELKGWSWLLSKKNLLKASQHLKELCTQCSLMYPSSVPCILSACLVSLEPDTTLRLMPDEFTPDERFSQVSVNSQLSTPQDVSCTHILVFPTSATTQSSQTAFQEQHITPELGDEEIFIALNDDMPECIDGMNDFSDIFNWTDSGAGGGQSPNGSPRREESGPGSPGGCGNNMGRQGSPYQSGNNKMGDPDQTEEVGTLLQQPLALGYLVSTAPTGKMPKWFWSQCPHLEGVCPAFLKNALHLHSPNVQQSSDDLFQQSAVTSHPLDSTYTTDVLRYVLEGYNALSWLALDSNTKDRLSCLPVHMQVLVQLYHTTAALI